A section of the Phoenix dactylifera cultivar Barhee BC4 unplaced genomic scaffold, palm_55x_up_171113_PBpolish2nd_filt_p 000357F, whole genome shotgun sequence genome encodes:
- the LOC120105750 gene encoding mannan endo-1,4-beta-mannosidase 1-like, whose product MLMASDPTQRYKVSSVLQQASDYGMSVVRTWAFSDGGSNPLQYSPGYYNENMFQGLDFVISEAKKHGVFLILSLVNNYADFGGRKQYVQWAKERGADVYWDNDFYWHEVVKGYYKSHVKTVLTRTNTITGVAYKDDPTIFAWELINEPRCDGDLSGKTVQNWIAEMAAYVKSIDSNHMLEVGLEGFYGESMPERKQFNPGYEVGTDYISNNKISEIDFATIHVYPDQWISGSDDAQMAFLRSWIQSHIDDAGAILGKPLMITEFGRKTEQDSFYWAVYNMIYNSARAGGPCAGGLFWQMLAQGMDNFRDGYEIIFSESPSMANIISQQSHLIASLS is encoded by the exons ATGTTGATGGCCTCCGACCCGACACAGAGATATAAGGTGTCATCTGTTCTCCAACAAGCTTCCGATTATGGAATGAGTGTGGTAAGGACGTGGGCCTTCAGCGATGGTGGGAGCAATCCCCTGCAGTACTCTCCAGGCTATTACAATGAGAACATGTTTCAG GGCTTGGACTTTGTCATCTCTGAGGCCAAGAAGCATGGAGTGTTTCTCATACTGAGTCTGGTGAATAACTATGCCGACTTTGGGGGAAGGAAGCAGTATGTTCAGTGGGCGAAGGAAAGGGGAGCAGATGTCTACTGGGATAACGACTTCTACTGGCATGAAGTTGTCAAGGGTTACTACAAGAGTCACGTCAAG ACGGTCCTCACGAGGACCAACACTATAACAGGAGTCGCATACAAAGATGATCCCACCATCTTTGCATGGGAGCTTATAAACGAACCCCGATGTGATGGCGACCTCTCTGGCAAGACAGTACAG AATTGGATTGCAGAGATGGCTGCTTATGTTAAATCAATAGATAGCAACCACATGCTTGAAGTTGGATTAGAAGGATTTTATGGGGAGTCAATGCCAGAAAGAAAGCAGTTCAACCCTGGCTATGAGGTCGGCACTGATTACATCTCCAACAACAAGATATCTGAAATTGACTTTGCCACCATTCATGTCTACCCTGATCAATG GATTTCAGGCTCTGATGATGCTCAAATGGCATTCCTCCGAAGTTGGATCCAATCCCACATTGATGATGCTGGCGCGATACTTGGAAAACCACTCATGATCACGGAATTTGGGAGAAAGACCGAGCAGGATTCCTTCTATTGGGCAGTGTACAACATGATCTACAACTCAGCCAGAGCTGGGGGACCATGCGCAGGTGGATTGTTCTGGCAAATGCTGGCTCAAGGGATGGATAACTTTAGAGATGGCTATGAGATAATATTTTCAGAAAGCCCCTCCATGGCAAATATCATTTCTCAGCAATCCCATTTGATAGCTAGCCTTAGCTAG